In Spiroplasma floricola 23-6, the DNA window ATATCTTTGCCATTTTGTGAATTAATTGAAATATAGTAATCCTTTTTATAATCATAATTTCAATTAACCTTATTTGGTTTGTAAATTTCAAGAATTTTTTCAACATATTCATAAATATAATTTTGAACAAATTTTTCTTTTTTTTCATTTGAAGTATCAGTAAAGTTATATTTAATTTCTTTTAAATTAGCTATTTTTGATAAATCTAATACCTTACTTTCTTCAAAATCTTTATTATTAATAATATTGAATTCTTTTTTTCCTGTTAATAGAGTTGAAGTATTTAATGATTTAATAAATAAATTAATTCTTTTAATTTTATTATTTTCATTTAAATCAACAAAATTATTAAAATCTAGATTTTCTATTTGATTTTCAGTTGAATCACAAATTATATAATCAGTTTTATAAATTGCTTTATCACTAAATTTTTGCATATATTTTTTAACATGCTCAATAATTTTATTCTTAACTTCAATAGGATTTATTTCATTCATTTTTAAGTTACTAATATTCAAATTATTTAAGTCTTTAAAACTTACAGGAATTTGGGGAACATCAACTTTTTGAGAAATTTGATCACTTACATATTTTTTTCAATACATAATTACTTGTTCATAAGTTAACTGCTCTATTTTTTGACTAGTATTAATTGTTGTATAAGCTATTAAATAATTTTTTAAATGAACTCCTTGCAATGAATCTCAAAACTTAGATATGTTTTGATCTTTAGCAATAAAATCTAAACTAGAAAATTTTGTATAATCTTTAGTTTTATTAGATATGTAAAGCAGTTTATGAATCGTACTTCCCTTTGTAGCTAAAACTTTTTCATTACCTGGATTAGAAGGATCTATTTCTTTTTCAACATAATCTTTTAAATAAATTACATAATGTCATAAGCCTTCTTTTGATCATTGTTCATTTAAATTTAAACTTATTTTTTCTTCTTTTTCAATTATTTCAAGTTTTTCATTTAATTTTAATCTATCAACTTGATAAACTTTTGACATATCAAATTTATCAAGAAGTGTAACTCCACTATTTGCAACACTTGCTTCAGCAATAATTCCTTTATTTATATCTTTAAAATCTTTTATTCTATTTCCGTATTTATCAAGTGGATCTTGATAGAAAGGAAACTTCATATTTCTTTCAAGAAAAATATATTCATTTCTCATTCCTGTTTTAGGATTAATTGAAGGATCATAATCAGGATTAGGTTTTCCATCTCCTAAAGTTTTTTCAATTAATTTACTTTGCTCTAAATTTTCTTTTGGATTTCATCCAAGTCATCGATAATTTAATTGATTTGAAAGTGATTGAATATTAATATTTAAACTTAACTTTGTAATTCTTCCAACATTTTTAATACCATTTACTTCAATTTTATAAGTATCTACACTATCATCTAACTTAATTCTATAAATATTGTTAAATACAGGTACTTCTTTACCATTAACTGTCATTATTTCAGATTCACTAATTGCAGAAAATGTAACATCAACTGAATTATGATAAATTAAAGTATTATTTTTTGGATCATATTCAGGTTTATCAATAACCAATTCATTATTATCTGTATTTGGACTTACAATTTTTCCTGGAACAACTTGTAATCTTTTTTGAGCACTTCTTTGATAATATAAATCTGTTAATTTTACATTAATTGGCATAATTACATTAGTTAAAAATTGATTATTTCCTGATATTTGTTGTTCATCTTTAAAAGTTATTGAAACATAACTTTTCTCATCATTAAAAGTATCATTTCTTTTTAAAATTGGTTTGTTAAATCATGCAGAGTAATCTATTCCAAATGCTAATTTTAATCTTTTTTCAATTTCATCAATTATTAACTGTTTATTAGATTTTTTAAAGTTATCAACACTACCGTTTTTTTCTACTGATGAAATATTAGGAGAAGTATCACTTGCAATGGTAAATGAGTTTTCTAAACTTTTTTTAATTTTATTTTTTAAATTACTTTGATTAAAGCTGGATTTAAAATTTATTCATTCATGATCAACTACTATTAAACTTGCATGGTTTACAGTTGAACCCCCTTTTCAATAAACAGCTGCACTTAATTTTCACTTTAAAGTTAAATCATTTCCGTTTCAAACTCATCCAAAATCCATATTAGCATGAGCTTTATTTGTTTCATTGTGATAAGCTGTTAAATTAATTCATTGATTAGAAGTATTTAATGTATAATTTTTATTTACTCTTAAAGTTGCATTTATATCTTTAGCTTTACTGTCACTTCAACCAGTTGAAGAATCTCATGTATTGTAATTGTAATAAAAATCTACCTCAATATTTTTATAGTTATCTAAAAAAATCTGTTTATTAGGTGCATATTGTAATATATTAATTGTTTTAAGATTTCACTCAAAATTGTATCAACTTGCATTACCTACTTTTGAATAAGTTCTGTCATCAGAACCTCGATAGTAAGGCAAAGAACTATCTCTACTACTATCAATATAAAGTCTTTTAAGACTATTGTAAAAATCACCATAAAAATTAAAACTTGGATATGTTGGATTATAGTTATAATTTGAAACTAATTTATCTGTATTACTTTCTAAATTAGCTATCTGATTATTTTCAAGAAAAATTGGTTTTGTTGGAACATAAACTAAATTTAAACATATTATTAAACTTAATATTAATTTTTTCATACTTTTTTCCTTTCTATTTTCCCTGGGGAAAAATTAATAATGATAAATAAAAAAACTAGCTGCTGCTAGTTTTCAAAATATTAATTTAAACAAAAAAATAGAGTCCTAGTGCTGCTAGTGCTCTATTTACCTTACAAATATAATAACATAATTTTAGATAAAAAAATTTCTATTTATTTACTATATTTTGCAACTAGCTTATATTTTATAATAATTTATAGTTATAAATTATTAATATTTATAAAATCGATATCTTTTGAAACAAATTCAATAAAAGGATCGTTAGTTTTTAGAATATTTTCACAAAAAGTTTTATTATTATTAAAATTAAATTTTTTTAGTTCAATAAGAAAATAAAAATATTTTGTATATCAAATATTTTTATAAACTTTTTGCTTCTCTAAAAAAGATTCAAAAAAATTTTCAAGTATCAAAAGATTTTGCTCTGATATCTGATTATATTCAATACTTAGATAATTTGTACAAATAGCTAATGAAAAAATATTAATTTTCATTTTAGTTTTTACAAACATTTCTATCAATTGATTTGGATTTTGTTTTAACTTTATTAAAATTGAATAAAGATATATTGAAGATATATCATCATAATTTTCAACGCTTAAAATTAAATTTTCTATTTTTGATTGATAATAACTAACAACATTATTATCAGTATTATTTTTAATTAAAAAATAAAGAATTTCATATAATACACTTGATAAATTTGACTTTAAAATTAATAAATTAACAAAATACGAGAATAAACACTCTACAACTTCTTGATCTATTTTTATTTCTTTTTCATTTAATTCTTTAATATAATTTTTAAACCTAATAACACAATATTTTATTTTTTGATTTTCAAGAGAATTTAATGAGCTTATAAGTTCAAAAGCTAAATTTAAATTTAAGTACTTATTTTTAATTTTATCTAAAATTAAATTAAAAAAAGTAGTTTGTGTATCAAAATCATCATAAAAATTTAATATTTTCGTTTTTTGATCATTAATTCTAAGATTTATTTTACTAATTATTTCTTTAAATTTACTTTTTATTAATTTTAGTTCATTTTCATTATTGCTATAAAATTCAAAATCATCTTTATAATGTAAAAAAGAAATTTCATTTTCATGTTTTAATTCATTAGATATAAATGCCAAAAGTAGTTCAGAGAAAATATTAGACGAATAAGGACCAGTTATTAATTTATCAGTTTGATTTTCATTTTGAATTTGCACAATTGATTCTAAAGAACTTGTAAAAGAATTTAATCTTGATTCTTTTATTTTTAAATTTTCTTTTAAAAAATTTAAAAAAGCTGGTTGACCAAATATATGAGTATATACACTATTATAAAACTCTTTAATATCTAGTTTTAAAATTTTTAAAACTCCAATCATTTTATTATATTTCAATAATTTATTTTTATTAAAAGTATTTTTAATTTTATTATTATCAATATATGTCTTTCTATCTTCTTCATTTTCAATAATATCAAAAGAAATATCATAAGAATCTTGCAAGTATTCAATTTTTGAAATTTTACCCATTTCTATAACTTTTTGTAAATTTTCTTTATTACTACTTATTATTTTAAATATTTCCTCTTTATACTCTAAAAGAAATATAATTGAAATAAAAAAACTCAGAAAATTTGGTATTGATATTTTTCTTTCTTCTCCATTGTTTTTACTTATATAAAATACAGTAGGTTCAGTTCCTTTAGGTATTTTTCCTCCTATATATTCATTTTTCTTTTTTAAAAAATTTAAAAAACCTGAGCAATTTTTGTCATTTTTTAACTTAGAGTAATTTTCATCATTTGAATTTATAAAAAAATTTATAGTTTTTATAAATAATTCCTTATTATTTTTTTTAAAAAAACAAGGAGGAAGTTCTCTAAAAAAACCTGACTCAAAAAAAACATCTAATTCTTTTTCATTTATTTCATCGTTTTCAACTTGCTTAAGAATTTTTTTTATATCCATTTTATGCTTTATCTCCTTATATATAAAGTTTTAAAAAATTAAAAATAAATATTGATTTATTATTATAAATAATAAAAATAATTTATAATAATAAAATGTAATTTCTTTAATAAATTTTGTAAAAAAATATTATTCATTACATTTTTATGTACTACTATTAGTTTTTTTATTAGTTCCACCCTTAGATTTAACTTTAGTCATCCTTTTTCTTCTTTTTCCTTT includes these proteins:
- a CDS encoding RNA-directed DNA polymerase; amino-acid sequence: MDIKKILKQVENDEINEKELDVFFESGFFRELPPCFFKKNNKELFIKTINFFINSNDENYSKLKNDKNCSGFLNFLKKKNEYIGGKIPKGTEPTVFYISKNNGEERKISIPNFLSFFISIIFLLEYKEEIFKIISSNKENLQKVIEMGKISKIEYLQDSYDISFDIIENEEDRKTYIDNNKIKNTFNKNKLLKYNKMIGVLKILKLDIKEFYNSVYTHIFGQPAFLNFLKENLKIKESRLNSFTSSLESIVQIQNENQTDKLITGPYSSNIFSELLLAFISNELKHENEISFLHYKDDFEFYSNNENELKLIKSKFKEIISKINLRINDQKTKILNFYDDFDTQTTFFNLILDKIKNKYLNLNLAFELISSLNSLENQKIKYCVIRFKNYIKELNEKEIKIDQEVVECLFSYFVNLLILKSNLSSVLYEILYFLIKNNTDNNVVSYYQSKIENLILSVENYDDISSIYLYSILIKLKQNPNQLIEMFVKTKMKINIFSLAICTNYLSIEYNQISEQNLLILENFFESFLEKQKVYKNIWYTKYFYFLIELKKFNFNNNKTFCENILKTNDPFIEFVSKDIDFININNL
- a CDS encoding Mbov_0399 family ICE element protein; this encodes MKKLILSLIICLNLVYVPTKPIFLENNQIANLESNTDKLVSNYNYNPTYPSFNFYGDFYNSLKRLYIDSSRDSSLPYYRGSDDRTYSKVGNASWYNFEWNLKTINILQYAPNKQIFLDNYKNIEVDFYYNYNTWDSSTGWSDSKAKDINATLRVNKNYTLNTSNQWINLTAYHNETNKAHANMDFGWVWNGNDLTLKWKLSAAVYWKGGSTVNHASLIVVDHEWINFKSSFNQSNLKNKIKKSLENSFTIASDTSPNISSVEKNGSVDNFKKSNKQLIIDEIEKRLKLAFGIDYSAWFNKPILKRNDTFNDEKSYVSITFKDEQQISGNNQFLTNVIMPINVKLTDLYYQRSAQKRLQVVPGKIVSPNTDNNELVIDKPEYDPKNNTLIYHNSVDVTFSAISESEIMTVNGKEVPVFNNIYRIKLDDSVDTYKIEVNGIKNVGRITKLSLNINIQSLSNQLNYRWLGWNPKENLEQSKLIEKTLGDGKPNPDYDPSINPKTGMRNEYIFLERNMKFPFYQDPLDKYGNRIKDFKDINKGIIAEASVANSGVTLLDKFDMSKVYQVDRLKLNEKLEIIEKEEKISLNLNEQWSKEGLWHYVIYLKDYVEKEIDPSNPGNEKVLATKGSTIHKLLYISNKTKDYTKFSSLDFIAKDQNISKFWDSLQGVHLKNYLIAYTTINTSQKIEQLTYEQVIMYWKKYVSDQISQKVDVPQIPVSFKDLNNLNISNLKMNEINPIEVKNKIIEHVKKYMQKFSDKAIYKTDYIICDSTENQIENLDFNNFVDLNENNKIKRINLFIKSLNTSTLLTGKKEFNIINNKDFEESKVLDLSKIANLKEIKYNFTDTSNEKKEKFVQNYIYEYVEKILEIYKPNKVNWNYDYKKDYYISINSQNGKDIKELDNFDEIINNFLNSKNQKNLEIFINSSDESIKLSGFTSYKIINDPTSKEIAPDRPKPPNIPEKKEEKKDKTKYNKQNLWWIISLIIPLTGLIVFIIWWRKNKKNKRIK